The following are encoded together in the Azospirillum brasilense genome:
- a CDS encoding undecaprenyl-phosphate glucose phosphotransferase: MFELPSRDSSAKPDYGARVGMAFQGPRPDSVSPVAAAASAPALLCGLVAADALMVVGTGLAAEGIAARVLRAAPADPALFAGVFNAAVGPLAVLSLICFYSAGCYRNLRPKAVRRTIGSHAGPLFGAWTAAFLVLVLMLGVTGDLRRLDTAAAGTLWLWYGLGLFGLTALRSLFLRLARDWNLAGGLRQRTLLVGTNDLALEWLDRLQRTEGAGYQVVGAVSTAADRPSSVNAPLLATARLAGVPVLGGVTGLVEQVRKNRIDLVVVALPWSAEAEITDILERLRVLAVDVRLLPHRLIARTAGLSVDATAGVPLLGVIHHPLAGWRGVLKRSEDLLIGGAALAVLAPVLLLAAAAIKLESRGPVLFRQKRFGFNNEEFEIWKFRTMHTDRGDQSGAQRTVRNDPRVTRVGRFLRRTSIDELPQLFNVLRGDMSIVGPRPHPVAMKAGDVLYHEAVENYACRHRVRPGITGWAQVNGLRGEIDNLHTAARRVEHDLYYVDNWSLGLDAEIMVRTALLLFWDRNAY, from the coding sequence ATGTTCGAACTCCCTTCACGAGACAGCTCGGCGAAGCCGGACTACGGCGCGCGCGTGGGGATGGCCTTCCAAGGCCCGCGCCCGGACTCCGTCTCGCCGGTCGCCGCGGCGGCCTCCGCCCCCGCCCTGCTGTGCGGGCTGGTGGCTGCGGACGCGCTGATGGTCGTCGGGACGGGGCTGGCGGCGGAGGGCATCGCCGCCCGCGTGCTGCGGGCCGCCCCCGCCGATCCAGCCCTGTTCGCGGGCGTCTTCAACGCTGCGGTCGGTCCGCTGGCGGTGCTGTCGCTGATATGTTTCTACAGCGCGGGCTGCTATCGCAACCTGCGTCCCAAGGCGGTGCGGCGGACCATCGGGTCGCACGCCGGGCCGCTGTTCGGGGCCTGGACGGCGGCCTTCCTGGTGCTTGTCCTCATGCTCGGCGTGACGGGGGACCTGAGGCGGCTGGACACGGCGGCGGCGGGGACGCTGTGGCTGTGGTACGGGCTCGGCCTGTTCGGGCTGACCGCGCTGCGCAGCCTGTTCCTCCGGCTGGCGCGCGACTGGAACTTGGCCGGCGGATTGCGGCAGCGGACCCTGCTGGTCGGCACCAACGATCTGGCGCTCGAATGGCTTGACCGGCTCCAGCGGACGGAGGGGGCGGGTTACCAAGTGGTCGGCGCGGTGTCCACCGCGGCGGACCGGCCGTCATCCGTGAACGCTCCACTCCTGGCCACCGCCCGGTTGGCCGGGGTGCCGGTGCTTGGAGGCGTGACCGGGCTGGTCGAACAGGTGCGCAAGAACCGCATCGACCTTGTTGTGGTGGCGCTGCCCTGGAGCGCCGAGGCCGAGATCACCGATATCCTGGAGCGGCTGCGCGTCCTCGCGGTGGACGTCCGCCTGCTGCCGCACCGGCTGATCGCCCGCACCGCCGGCCTGTCGGTCGACGCGACGGCGGGCGTTCCGCTGCTGGGCGTCATCCATCACCCGCTGGCCGGCTGGCGCGGTGTGCTGAAGCGGTCGGAGGACCTGCTGATCGGCGGCGCGGCACTGGCGGTTCTGGCGCCGGTGCTGTTGCTGGCCGCCGCTGCCATCAAGCTGGAAAGCCGCGGCCCGGTGCTGTTCCGCCAGAAGCGCTTCGGCTTCAACAACGAGGAATTCGAGATCTGGAAGTTCCGCACGATGCACACCGACCGCGGCGACCAGTCGGGCGCGCAGCGGACGGTGCGCAACGATCCGCGGGTGACGCGCGTCGGACGCTTCCTGCGCCGCACCAGCATCGACGAGCTTCCGCAGCTCTTCAACGTCCTGCGCGGCGACATGTCCATCGTCGGGCCGCGGCCCCATCCCGTCGCCATGAAGGCCGGAGACGTGCTGTACCACGAGGCGGTGGAGAACTACGCCTGCCGCCACCGCGTCCGCCCCGGAATCACCGGCTGGGCGCAGGTCAACGGGCTGCGCGGCGAGATCGACAACCTCCACACCGCCGCCCGCCGCGTCGAACACGACCTCTATTACGTCGACAACTGGTCCCTGGGGCTGGACGCCGAGATCATGGTGCGCACCGCCCTCCTCCTTTTCTGGGACCGCAACGCCTACTGA
- a CDS encoding NAD-dependent epimerase/dehydratase family protein has protein sequence MSVALVTGSCGLIGSESCLHFGALGMDVVGIDNDMRRTFFGDEASTAWQRQTLEQTLRQRYRHHAIDIRDAAAIDALFERHGSSISLIIHTAAQPSHDWAARDPQMDFSVNANGTLNLLEAARRHCPDAVFIFTSTNKVYGDTPNRLPLIETETRYEIDPAHRYAGGIAEDMSIDATLHSLFGASKVAADVLVQEYGRYFGMRTVCFRGGCLTGPNHSPTQLHGFLAYLMRCAVTGTRYDVIGYKGKQVRDNIHSNDLIAAFHAVYDAPRSAEVYNIGGGRASNCSILEAVALCEEITGRPMDLAFKEANRIGDHIWWVSSLDRFRSHYPSWDIRHDVRNILTDIHDSNRRRWRVEAVA, from the coding sequence ATGTCCGTCGCCCTTGTCACCGGTTCCTGCGGATTGATCGGGTCGGAGAGTTGCCTGCATTTCGGTGCGCTGGGAATGGACGTCGTCGGCATCGACAACGACATGCGGCGGACCTTCTTCGGCGACGAGGCCTCGACCGCGTGGCAGCGCCAGACCCTGGAGCAGACGCTGCGCCAGCGCTACCGCCACCACGCCATCGACATCCGCGACGCCGCGGCCATCGACGCGCTGTTCGAGCGGCACGGCTCCAGCATCTCCCTGATCATCCATACGGCGGCGCAACCGTCGCACGATTGGGCGGCGCGCGACCCGCAGATGGATTTCTCGGTGAACGCCAACGGCACGCTGAACCTGCTGGAGGCGGCGCGGCGGCATTGCCCGGACGCGGTGTTCATCTTCACCTCGACCAACAAGGTCTACGGCGACACGCCGAACCGCCTCCCGCTGATCGAGACGGAAACGCGCTACGAGATCGACCCGGCGCACCGCTACGCCGGCGGCATCGCCGAGGACATGTCGATCGACGCCACCCTGCACAGCCTGTTCGGTGCCTCCAAGGTGGCCGCCGACGTGCTGGTCCAGGAATACGGCCGCTATTTCGGCATGAGGACGGTGTGCTTCCGCGGCGGCTGCCTGACCGGGCCGAACCATTCGCCGACGCAGCTTCACGGCTTCCTGGCCTACCTGATGCGCTGCGCCGTCACCGGCACCCGCTACGACGTGATCGGCTACAAGGGCAAGCAGGTCCGCGACAACATCCACAGCAACGACCTGATCGCCGCCTTCCACGCCGTCTACGACGCGCCGCGCAGCGCCGAGGTCTACAACATCGGCGGCGGGCGGGCGAGCAACTGCTCCATCCTGGAGGCGGTGGCGCTGTGCGAGGAGATCACCGGGCGTCCGATGGATCTGGCGTTCAAGGAGGCCAACCGCATCGGCGACCACATCTGGTGGGTCAGCTCGCTCGACCGGTTCCGCTCCCATTACCCGTCCTGGGACATCCGGCACGACGTGCGGAACATCCTCACCGACATTCACGACAGCAATCGGCGCCGCTGGCGCGTGGAGGCCGTGGCATGA
- a CDS encoding WecB/TagA/CpsF family glycosyltransferase encodes MIDHGKKEVLGVYVNAVDYEAGVHAIVDAAEQQKPFAVSALAVHGVMTGALDPEHRYRLNAIDLVTPDGQPVRWALNRLHGAALPDRVYGPNLMLRTCAAAAARGLPIYLYGATAGLLDTLITALKERFPGLVIAGARPSAFRTLSAEERAAVDREIIDSGARIVFVGLGCPRQETWVYEHKAALSMPLIAVGAAFDFIAGKQPQAPMWMQNNGLEWLFRLSTEPRRLWRRYVMLNPAFLFLLACQAVRVPLVRSGQARRPKGELRFG; translated from the coding sequence ATGATCGACCATGGGAAGAAGGAAGTCCTCGGCGTCTACGTCAACGCCGTCGATTACGAGGCCGGCGTGCACGCCATCGTCGACGCGGCGGAGCAGCAGAAGCCCTTCGCGGTCAGCGCGCTTGCCGTTCATGGGGTGATGACCGGGGCTCTCGACCCCGAGCACCGCTACCGCCTGAACGCCATCGACCTCGTGACGCCGGACGGCCAGCCGGTGCGCTGGGCGCTGAACCGGCTGCACGGCGCCGCCTTGCCGGACCGCGTCTACGGCCCGAACCTGATGCTGCGCACCTGCGCGGCGGCGGCGGCGAGGGGGCTGCCGATTTACCTCTACGGCGCCACGGCGGGGCTGCTCGACACGCTGATCACGGCGCTTAAGGAGCGCTTCCCCGGTCTGGTCATCGCCGGCGCCCGCCCGTCCGCCTTCCGCACCCTGAGCGCCGAGGAGCGCGCGGCGGTGGACCGCGAGATCATCGACTCCGGTGCCCGCATCGTCTTCGTCGGGCTGGGCTGCCCGCGCCAGGAGACCTGGGTCTACGAGCACAAGGCGGCGCTGTCGATGCCGCTGATCGCGGTCGGTGCCGCCTTCGACTTCATCGCCGGGAAACAGCCGCAGGCGCCGATGTGGATGCAGAACAACGGCCTGGAATGGCTGTTCCGGCTGTCCACCGAACCGCGGCGGCTGTGGCGGCGCTACGTCATGCTGAATCCGGCCTTCCTGTTCCTGCTCGCCTGCCAGGCGGTGCGGGTGCCGCTGGTCCGCAGCGGCCAGGCGCGCCGTCCGAAAGGAGAGCTTCGATTTGGCTAG
- a CDS encoding glycosyltransferase family 4 protein yields MSLKILSAIVVPPHLAVSGASKAAEKLSVALQAHDRIDIANMGMASRVPMDLSKPGERIEVRTSSPFAGLDSVLPNRAKTLFYQSSIPALIRHGSYDLVHIHNPIPALEMMRVARACVAKGVPYVVSTHGFVEIGNPAAFRRMDAARRLAWDLLIDRPVRYVVRNAAAICAISPVDLPIVRGFGFTGDDIAVIPYGVDRPTDWGAPTSADQDIHRKFGIPEREEDGGPVTAFFLANHTANKGLGVLLDAFVGLSMPFRLIVGGEKRDFVDCEAYQRRCGPGQTIHLTGNLVEAEVAAMFRRSDLFVFPTLADTFPNVILEAMAFGVPVVASRVGGIPHQVDDGCAVIVEPGDPQALRTAVEQLAADPERRARMGRHGRLRATQRFDWAAAAADTHRLYEAVIRRPAGAAVLRAA; encoded by the coding sequence ATGAGCCTGAAGATCCTGTCGGCGATCGTCGTGCCGCCGCATCTGGCGGTCAGCGGCGCCAGCAAGGCGGCGGAGAAGCTGAGCGTCGCGCTGCAGGCGCACGACCGCATCGACATCGCGAACATGGGCATGGCGAGCCGGGTCCCGATGGACCTGAGCAAGCCGGGCGAACGGATTGAGGTGCGGACCTCGAGCCCCTTCGCCGGACTCGATTCCGTCCTGCCCAACCGCGCGAAGACCCTGTTCTACCAGTCGAGCATACCGGCGCTGATCCGCCACGGCTCCTATGATCTGGTGCACATCCACAACCCGATCCCGGCGTTGGAGATGATGCGGGTGGCCCGCGCCTGCGTGGCGAAAGGCGTGCCCTACGTGGTGTCCACTCACGGCTTCGTGGAGATCGGCAACCCGGCGGCCTTCCGGCGCATGGACGCGGCGCGGCGGCTGGCCTGGGACCTGCTGATCGACCGCCCGGTCCGCTACGTCGTCCGCAACGCCGCAGCGATCTGCGCGATCTCGCCGGTCGATCTCCCCATCGTCCGCGGCTTCGGCTTCACCGGGGACGACATCGCCGTCATTCCCTACGGCGTGGACCGCCCGACCGACTGGGGCGCGCCGACCTCGGCGGACCAGGACATCCACCGCAAATTCGGCATCCCGGAGCGGGAGGAGGACGGCGGCCCCGTAACCGCCTTCTTCCTGGCCAACCACACGGCCAACAAGGGGCTGGGCGTGCTGCTCGACGCCTTCGTGGGGCTGTCGATGCCGTTCCGCCTGATCGTCGGCGGCGAGAAGCGTGACTTCGTCGATTGCGAAGCCTACCAGCGCCGCTGCGGGCCGGGCCAGACCATCCACCTCACCGGCAATCTGGTCGAGGCGGAGGTCGCCGCCATGTTCCGCCGCTCCGACCTGTTCGTCTTCCCGACCCTGGCCGACACCTTCCCCAACGTGATCCTGGAAGCGATGGCCTTCGGCGTTCCGGTGGTGGCGAGCCGGGTCGGCGGCATCCCCCATCAGGTCGACGACGGCTGCGCGGTGATCGTCGAGCCGGGCGACCCGCAGGCCCTGCGCACCGCCGTCGAGCAACTGGCCGCAGACCCGGAGCGGCGGGCGCGGATGGGCCGCCACGGCCGCCTGCGCGCCACCCAGCGCTTCGACTGGGCCGCCGCCGCCGCCGACACCCACCGGCTCTACGAGGCGGTGATCCGCCGCCCGGCGGGCGCCGCCGTCCTCAGGGCCGCCTGA
- a CDS encoding GDP-mannose 4,6-dehydratase, which yields MEGKTLVTGGAGFVGCNLVKNLLEDGRDVVVLDALLRPGSERNAAWLQTLNAGSRLTFMKADVRDFAAVKSCMAGAEEVYHLAGQVAVTSSLDDPRTDFDINALGTFNVLEAARRMKTPPKVVFTSTNKVYGGLEHVAVERTGSRYRFVDRPLGVSEAEPLDFHSPYGCSKGAADQYVRDYARIYDLPTVVFRMSCIYGPRQFGNEDQGWVAHFIISALSGRPIHIYGDGMQVRDVLFVEDLVRAFRLATEKIEVSRGQVFNIGGGPENTISVWREFGEMLSTLRGAPVEADFSDWRPGDQPCYVSDIRKAEQILGWRPQVDRDTGIRRLWDWAERYLAQNGLPTDQTQLEPGRIALSA from the coding sequence ATGGAAGGCAAGACGCTCGTGACCGGCGGGGCCGGCTTCGTCGGCTGCAATCTGGTCAAGAACCTTCTGGAGGATGGGCGCGACGTCGTCGTCCTGGACGCCCTGCTGCGGCCGGGCAGCGAGCGCAACGCGGCGTGGCTGCAGACCCTCAACGCCGGCTCCCGCCTGACCTTCATGAAGGCCGACGTGCGCGACTTCGCCGCCGTCAAATCCTGCATGGCCGGGGCGGAGGAGGTCTACCACCTCGCCGGGCAGGTCGCGGTGACCTCGTCGCTGGACGATCCGCGCACCGACTTCGACATCAACGCGCTCGGCACCTTCAACGTGCTGGAGGCGGCCCGCCGCATGAAGACTCCCCCGAAGGTGGTCTTCACCTCGACCAACAAGGTCTATGGCGGGTTGGAGCATGTGGCGGTGGAGCGGACCGGCAGCCGCTACCGCTTCGTCGATCGCCCGCTCGGCGTCTCGGAGGCGGAGCCGCTGGACTTCCATTCGCCCTACGGCTGCTCCAAGGGGGCGGCGGACCAGTATGTGCGCGACTACGCCCGCATCTACGACCTGCCGACCGTCGTCTTCCGGATGAGCTGCATCTACGGCCCGCGCCAGTTCGGCAACGAGGACCAGGGCTGGGTCGCGCATTTCATCATCTCGGCGCTGAGCGGGCGGCCCATCCATATCTACGGCGACGGCATGCAGGTGCGCGACGTGCTGTTCGTTGAGGATCTGGTGCGCGCGTTCCGCCTCGCCACCGAAAAGATCGAGGTCAGCCGCGGGCAGGTCTTCAACATCGGCGGCGGGCCGGAGAACACCATCTCGGTCTGGCGCGAGTTCGGGGAGATGCTGTCCACCCTGCGCGGCGCGCCGGTGGAGGCCGACTTCTCCGATTGGCGGCCGGGCGACCAGCCCTGCTACGTCAGCGACATCCGCAAGGCCGAGCAGATTCTCGGTTGGCGCCCGCAGGTGGACCGCGACACCGGCATCCGCCGCCTGTGGGACTGGGCGGAGCGCTACCTCGCGCAGAACGGCCTGCCCACGGACCAGACCCAGTTGGAACCGGGCCGCATCGCCCTCAGCGCGTAA